TTTTAGCGCAGCACGAACTGTATGCAACTGGCACCACGGGCAATCTGGTACAGAATGCGACCGGGATTGACGTCCACTGTTTGCTCAGTGGTCCAATGGGCGGGGATCAGGAAGTCGGTGCGCTGATATCTGAAAAGAAAATCGATATTTTGATTTTCTTTTGGGACCCACTGAACGCCGTACCTCATGATCCCGATGTCAAAGCACTGCTGCGTTTAGCAACTGTCTGGAATATACCGGTCGCCACTAACCGCTCAACCGCAGATTTCTTAATTGGTTCAGCACTGTTTCATGGCGAAGTGACCATTGCTATCCCTGATTATGATCGCTACTTAAAGCAGCGTCTGAAATAACCATCAAGCCCGGTGATAAAACACCGGGCTAAATCTTAGCTAGGGTTTGCGCTGGCTCGGGACACCCAGTTCACTGAGTTGATCAATAAATACGGAGGGGTTAGACGTATCTTGCAGTAACCAGACTTGATGTTTTGCTCGGGTCATGGCGACATAAAGCAAGCGCCGCTCTTCCGCATCAGCAAAATCCTCAGGTGCCGGTAGCAATACATCTTCCAGAATGGATTCTCGTGCCACAGCAGGAAAACCGTCATTCCCTTCATGCAAACCCGCAATGATCACATACTCCGCCTGCTGCCCTTTACTGGCATGAATAGTCATAAAATCAATGTTCAGTTTGGGCCAACGTGTAGCTGCTTTTTGCAAGATTTCAGGGCGTAAATGATGATAGCGCGCCAATATCAGGATACGTTCGTCATCCTTAACGAAACCACTTAACTTATCTAGCAGCGCTTCAAGTTGATCGTTCGGTAAAATCATCACTGACTTTTTATTGCCTTTGCTCAGGCTATTCAGTGGTTTTTTTAATTGGTAGGGATTTTGCTGAATAAATCGATTCGCAATTTCACCAATACGGTCGTTAAAGCGATAGGTCGTATCCAATGCACACTCCGCCCCTTCGCCGAAATTCTGGCTGAACGCAGTGGTCAGTGAAAGCTCTGCACCACTGAATCGGTAGATTGCCTGCCAATCATCACCGACAGCAAACAAGCAAGTTTGCTTATTTTGTTTACGCAAAGCGGTCAGTAACATAGCTCGCTGCGGCGAGATATCCTGAAATTCATCAACTAAGATATGCTTCCAAGGACTGACAAAGCGCCCTTTATCCAACAAGTTTACCGCCTGATGAATCAGCCCCGAGAAATCAACCGCACCCTCTTCTTTTAATGCTGTTTTCCATGCTTTAAGTAAAGGGGCCATTAACCGTATACGCTTCTGAAAGAGATCTCGTATTTCTTCATCAGCTTGCTCAATCATTTCGGCTTGGCTACCACCATGCATGCGCATCAGCCCTAACCAACGCTCGAGTCGCCCAGCCAAACGTGCAGCAAGCCGTTTATCTTGCCAAAAATCACCGTCGGCGACATCCCATTCCAGCTCATCAGTCAGCCATTCACGCCAGCCTTTCGCTTGGGCTTTTTTCTCGCTGCACTGCTGCTGCCAATGCTTAATGAGTAGCGACCTTCTGGCTTGACTATCAGACTCCAACTTGCTGATAGCAGGGGTTTTACGACTACCCTGCTGAATAATATGCAATGCAAGCGCATGGAATGTCTTGGCCTGAATATCATCCACCGCCAAGCGTTCTTTGATACGGCTATTCATTTCATCAGCCGCTTGGCGACCGAATGCCAACAGTAAGATTTGCTCTGGTAACGCATCATTGCGGCGTAATAGCCAACCTGCACGGGCCACCAGCACCGATGTTTTACCACTACCCGCACCAGCCAGCACCAATACCGAATCTTCGCCATTGACCACTGCGCGGCTCTGCGATTCATTTAGTGGTGAACTTTCAACACTCTGGAAGAATTCTTGGTGCACCTCGAGCATTCGCTGCGTCCATTGCTGATTGCGACGATCAACGCTGCGGCGACCTTGCTGTAACCAACGCAAACAAAGTTCATAATCTGCGCGACAAGACTCAAATTCCGCCAGCCGTTGTACCGGCATCGGTAACGCGGCAAAAGCCTCACGGATAGCATCTTGCAACTGACCTAATTCACTACGTTTGAACCATTTATCTTGCTGCTCAATTCGCTTAATTGACTCAACTTGCTTATGCAAAACCTCAACACAGACCAGGCTCATCTCCTCACTCCATTGCTGCCAGATGCCCAGTAAATGATGATAAAAACGCTGAGTCTCTTGCCATTCAGTACCATGCAAGCGCACAACTTGCTGATTTGGCAATTCAAACTCCATCTCACCCCAGACAATACCGCGCTTGCATTGGATGTTAACCAACTGGTTAAAAGGGATCAGGTACTGATGTTTATCACCGCATACTTCGATGCCCGCATTCAGCAAGCGAACCCGATTATAGGGATGCTGGGCCAGATGCTTGCCAAAAGATGTC
The window above is part of the Yersinia massiliensis genome. Proteins encoded here:
- a CDS encoding methylglyoxal synthase; translated protein: MELTTRTMAARKHIALVSHDHCKKSLLEWVMENRDLLAQHELYATGTTGNLVQNATGIDVHCLLSGPMGGDQEVGALISEKKIDILIFFWDPLNAVPHDPDVKALLRLATVWNIPVATNRSTADFLIGSALFHGEVTIAIPDYDRYLKQRLK
- the helD gene encoding DNA helicase IV; this encodes MELKATSFGKHLAQHPYNRVRLLNAGIEVCGDKHQYLIPFNQLVNIQCKRGIVWGEMEFELPNQQVVRLHGTEWQETQRFYHHLLGIWQQWSEEMSLVCVEVLHKQVESIKRIEQQDKWFKRSELGQLQDAIREAFAALPMPVQRLAEFESCRADYELCLRWLQQGRRSVDRRNQQWTQRMLEVHQEFFQSVESSPLNESQSRAVVNGEDSVLVLAGAGSGKTSVLVARAGWLLRRNDALPEQILLLAFGRQAADEMNSRIKERLAVDDIQAKTFHALALHIIQQGSRKTPAISKLESDSQARRSLLIKHWQQQCSEKKAQAKGWREWLTDELEWDVADGDFWQDKRLAARLAGRLERWLGLMRMHGGSQAEMIEQADEEIRDLFQKRIRLMAPLLKAWKTALKEEGAVDFSGLIHQAVNLLDKGRFVSPWKHILVDEFQDISPQRAMLLTALRKQNKQTCLFAVGDDWQAIYRFSGAELSLTTAFSQNFGEGAECALDTTYRFNDRIGEIANRFIQQNPYQLKKPLNSLSKGNKKSVMILPNDQLEALLDKLSGFVKDDERILILARYHHLRPEILQKAATRWPKLNIDFMTIHASKGQQAEYVIIAGLHEGNDGFPAVARESILEDVLLPAPEDFADAEERRLLYVAMTRAKHQVWLLQDTSNPSVFIDQLSELGVPSQRKP